Proteins from one candidate division KSB1 bacterium genomic window:
- the rimP gene encoding ribosome maturation factor RimP: MSVQAEIEKYLQPILKEHELELVELNLTRGKKSRVQVYVWKQDGVLIDLCTKVSRQLADVLDRKDLIPGAYRLEVSSPGLDRPLKTKRDFEQRMGEKIKIERKVNDKTQRIRGLIHQIGDTSVTLQADDEDYEVVPFSEIILAKIIIEI, translated from the coding sequence GTGTCGGTTCAAGCTGAAATTGAAAAATATTTGCAGCCGATTCTAAAAGAGCATGAGCTCGAATTGGTAGAGTTGAACTTGACCCGCGGAAAAAAATCCAGGGTTCAGGTATACGTCTGGAAGCAGGATGGAGTGCTCATCGATCTCTGCACAAAAGTAAGCCGGCAATTGGCGGATGTGCTGGATCGAAAAGACCTGATCCCCGGCGCTTACCGGCTCGAGGTATCGTCGCCCGGTTTGGATCGACCGTTAAAAACAAAACGGGATTTTGAACAAAGGATGGGCGAAAAGATTAAAATTGAGCGCAAGGTGAACGATAAAACACAGCGGATTCGCGGACTGATTCATCAAATCGGTGACACGAGTGTAACACTGCAAGCCGATGATGAAGATTATGAGGTGGTTCCGTTTTCCGAGATCATTTTAGCAAAAATTATTATAGAGATTTAA
- a CDS encoding ABC transporter permease, translating to MRNISAIFNRELKSYFSSPVAYIVIGLFLLLAGLFFYLILTNFVQMCMRADMMQQQYGGRMAPPKLNVNVMAIRPVFHNLSLFALFFLPLITMRLFSDEKKTGTIELLMTSPVKNGETIVGKFSAAALLYLIMLAGTFVYILFTIAYGNPEIGPILVGYLGLFLLGSCYISFGLFFSTLTDNQIISAMSTIVFILVFWAIGWVSGMMSPQLGQTLSNFSLIEHFTDFAKGVLDTKHVVFYLSFIFMGLFLSYVSIESSRWRGR from the coding sequence ATGAGAAATATTAGTGCAATCTTTAATCGGGAACTCAAATCTTATTTCTCTTCTCCTGTTGCTTATATTGTCATCGGCTTGTTTCTGCTGCTGGCCGGATTGTTTTTCTATCTGATCCTGACCAACTTTGTCCAGATGTGCATGCGCGCGGACATGATGCAGCAGCAGTACGGCGGACGTATGGCGCCGCCCAAGCTGAATGTCAATGTCATGGCCATTCGTCCTGTGTTTCATAATCTGAGCCTGTTTGCACTGTTCTTTCTGCCGCTGATTACCATGCGGCTGTTTTCGGATGAAAAGAAAACAGGTACGATTGAATTGTTAATGACCTCACCTGTTAAAAACGGTGAAACTATTGTTGGTAAATTCAGTGCCGCCGCGCTTTTGTACCTGATTATGCTGGCCGGCACGTTTGTCTATATTCTATTCACGATAGCCTATGGCAACCCGGAGATCGGACCGATTCTGGTCGGATATCTGGGCCTGTTTTTGCTCGGGTCCTGCTATATTTCATTCGGACTGTTTTTTTCAACATTGACGGACAATCAGATTATCTCTGCCATGAGCACTATCGTTTTTATTCTGGTGTTCTGGGCAATCGGCTGGGTATCCGGTATGATGAGTCCGCAGCTGGGACAGACTCTGTCCAATTTTTCGCTGATCGAGCACTTTACAGATTTTGCCAAAGGCGTTCTGGATACCAAGCACGTTGTCTTCTACCTGAGTTTCATTTTTATGGGACTTTTTCTTTCGTATGTATCAATTGAATCTTCAAGATGGAGAGGTAGATGA
- a CDS encoding DUF6508 domain-containing protein, translating to MIDFVVPKQSQIDKVTAYLENFKDTQQPFMENKKDNRGLTLKNAYQYRKDVREFFALLQESEWDYLDYLSPEIREFIKYPDKIQFATLKQIKGILTYCLKGERYVEGHRNVMLKRGVVQEALKRLKNLDTQEQKAYA from the coding sequence ATGATTGATTTTGTAGTGCCAAAGCAGTCGCAGATTGATAAAGTCACTGCGTATCTGGAAAATTTTAAAGACACGCAGCAGCCTTTTATGGAGAACAAAAAAGACAACCGGGGACTGACATTAAAAAACGCCTACCAGTACCGCAAAGACGTCAGAGAATTTTTCGCGTTGCTACAGGAAAGTGAATGGGATTATCTGGATTATTTATCTCCGGAAATCCGCGAGTTTATTAAATACCCGGATAAAATTCAATTCGCAACCCTCAAACAGATCAAGGGTATTTTGACCTACTGTCTCAAAGGTGAACGTTATGTCGAAGGCCACAGAAACGTGATGTTGAAACGCGGAGTGGTCCAGGAAGCGTTGAAACGACTGAAAAATCTGGACACCCAAGAGCAAAAAGCCTACGCCTGA
- a CDS encoding DNA-binding protein, producing the protein MANIIVKNIPDDLYKNLKYFAAMNHRSLNNEIIVCIEKAIKSRRFQTAQFLDRAQRIREETKLPFLTDDMLNNIKQEGRL; encoded by the coding sequence ATGGCAAATATCATTGTTAAAAACATTCCAGATGATCTCTACAAAAATTTAAAATATTTTGCTGCAATGAATCATCGGAGCTTAAATAACGAAATTATTGTCTGTATTGAAAAAGCAATAAAAAGTCGCCGATTCCAAACGGCTCAATTCTTGGATAGAGCTCAAAGAATTAGAGAAGAAACTAAACTACCATTTCTTACCGATGATATGTTAAACAATATTAAGCAAGAGGGCAGACTGTGA
- the rpsO gene encoding 30S ribosomal protein S15, with translation MSVSKDQISEIVGKFGGNANNPGQTEAQIAILTARINDLRDHFKDNPKDHHSRRGLLQMVGKRRRLLDYLRKKNIDRYRSLIQELSIRR, from the coding sequence ATGTCTGTGTCAAAAGATCAAATCAGTGAAATTGTTGGAAAATTTGGAGGTAACGCGAACAATCCAGGGCAAACCGAAGCCCAGATCGCTATCCTCACAGCCCGGATCAATGACCTGCGGGATCATTTTAAAGACAATCCGAAAGATCATCACAGCCGTCGCGGTTTGCTGCAGATGGTGGGTAAACGCCGCAGACTGCTGGATTATCTGCGCAAAAAAAATATTGACCGTTACAGATCATTGATTCAGGAACTATCTATCCGTCGTTAA
- a CDS encoding ATP-binding cassette domain-containing protein, which translates to MIDVQHMSRYYGDVAAVNDVSFKVEKGEIVGFLGPNAAGKTTTMRVLTSYLPATSGSVSVAGFDVLDDSMQVRKRIGYMPENPPLYQEMRVHDYLDFVAKIKGVEPADRKNAVQSALERTGCSQVSDRVIKVLSKGFKQRVGLAQALVHNPDLLILDEPTVGLDPNQIVEVRELIKSLAGEHTILLSTHILPEVSMTCERVIIINRGRVVAEDTPQNLAKKHAGTTRLLLSLDAPADEVKETLGNLSGVERIMQAGDSETGKPSFYVHSSAQVEIGPQVAKTVVEKGWPLYELKAEDVSLEDVFKRLTTTEEGGES; encoded by the coding sequence ATGATCGACGTACAACACATGTCTCGTTATTACGGGGATGTGGCCGCTGTGAACGACGTGAGTTTCAAGGTCGAAAAAGGTGAAATCGTTGGTTTTTTGGGACCGAACGCTGCAGGTAAAACAACAACCATGCGTGTGTTGACTTCGTATTTGCCGGCGACCAGCGGTTCGGTTTCTGTTGCCGGATTCGATGTCCTTGACGACTCGATGCAAGTGCGCAAGCGGATCGGCTATATGCCGGAAAATCCCCCTCTTTACCAGGAAATGCGGGTACATGATTACCTGGATTTCGTGGCCAAAATCAAAGGAGTTGAGCCGGCTGACCGGAAAAATGCCGTGCAGTCCGCGCTCGAACGAACCGGTTGTTCCCAGGTGAGCGACCGGGTCATCAAAGTCTTGTCCAAGGGGTTCAAACAACGCGTGGGACTGGCCCAGGCGCTGGTACACAACCCCGATCTTTTGATCCTCGACGAACCCACCGTGGGACTGGATCCCAACCAGATCGTGGAGGTACGCGAGCTGATCAAAAGTCTCGCGGGGGAGCACACTATTTTGCTCAGCACTCATATTCTGCCCGAAGTCAGTATGACGTGTGAACGGGTGATTATCATCAACCGGGGACGGGTCGTCGCCGAGGATACACCTCAGAATTTGGCCAAAAAACATGCCGGTACAACCCGGCTTTTGCTGTCTCTGGATGCTCCGGCCGATGAAGTAAAGGAAACGCTGGGAAACCTGTCCGGTGTGGAACGAATTATGCAGGCGGGGGATTCCGAAACCGGCAAGCCGTCGTTTTACGTGCACAGCAGTGCACAGGTGGAAATCGGCCCGCAAGTGGCCAAAACTGTGGTCGAAAAAGGTTGGCCCTTGTATGAACTGAAAGCTGAAGATGTCAGCCTCGAAGATGTCTTTAAGCGCTTAACGACAACAGAGGAGGGCGGTGAATCATGA
- the nusA gene encoding transcription termination factor NusA yields the protein MKSEIVQAFSSLVKEKEMDKEVLTSIVEDIFLSMINKKYGTCSNFDVFVNMEAGEIEIYQYKTIVKNVEDEVAEIDLETAQKFEPDLEVGDEYMEMIDPSSFGRRLIVSAKQNLNQRIKEVEKEHIYEEFKNRVGEIVSGDVRQMNRGEIFLNAEGTEVLLPRREQIPNERYRRGETLRAVIKDVVWSSRGPEIIVSRADEMFLARLFELEVPEISDGTIEIKGIVRDPGERTKIAVYSNDKRIDAVGACVGMKGMRIQAIVRELNNEKIDIINWSSEPEIFVNRALSPAKPSRIVIEEEERKIYAVLDDSQISLAIGKGGQNRRLASRLTGYDIQTIKEDEYSQLVAEETGDIPLNEIEGISEKILQTLYMNGYETAQHVMEAELSELMEMQGVGEKTAEKLKTLVEEQFEEE from the coding sequence ATGAAAAGTGAAATTGTACAAGCTTTCTCAAGCCTTGTAAAAGAAAAAGAGATGGATAAAGAGGTACTCACCTCAATCGTTGAAGATATCTTTTTGTCCATGATCAATAAAAAGTACGGAACTTGCAGCAATTTTGATGTCTTTGTGAATATGGAAGCGGGCGAAATTGAGATTTACCAATACAAAACGATTGTAAAGAATGTGGAAGACGAGGTTGCCGAGATCGATCTGGAGACCGCACAAAAGTTTGAACCTGATCTGGAGGTGGGGGATGAATATATGGAAATGATCGATCCCTCCAGTTTTGGCCGCCGTCTGATTGTTTCGGCAAAGCAGAATTTGAATCAACGCATTAAAGAAGTTGAAAAAGAACACATTTATGAAGAATTTAAAAACCGTGTCGGTGAGATTGTCAGCGGTGATGTCCGCCAGATGAATCGCGGTGAGATTTTTTTGAATGCCGAGGGTACGGAAGTATTGCTGCCCCGACGGGAACAAATTCCGAACGAACGTTACCGTCGCGGTGAAACCCTGCGCGCTGTGATCAAGGATGTGGTTTGGTCATCCCGCGGCCCGGAGATTATTGTGTCCCGGGCGGATGAGATGTTTCTGGCGCGTCTGTTCGAACTTGAGGTCCCGGAGATCAGTGATGGCACCATTGAAATTAAAGGTATTGTTCGTGATCCGGGTGAACGCACAAAAATCGCAGTGTATTCAAATGATAAACGTATTGATGCGGTTGGCGCCTGTGTCGGGATGAAAGGGATGCGAATTCAGGCGATTGTGCGGGAACTGAATAATGAAAAGATTGATATTATTAACTGGAGTTCAGAACCGGAGATTTTTGTCAACCGCGCGTTGAGTCCGGCCAAACCCAGCCGCATTGTCATTGAAGAAGAAGAACGCAAGATTTACGCTGTTTTGGATGACAGTCAGATCTCCCTTGCCATCGGCAAAGGCGGACAAAATCGCCGTCTGGCATCCCGGTTGACCGGTTATGATATTCAAACCATCAAAGAAGATGAGTACAGTCAACTGGTTGCTGAAGAAACCGGGGATATTCCGCTGAATGAAATAGAAGGAATATCCGAAAAGATCCTGCAAACCTTGTATATGAATGGATATGAAACCGCACAGCATGTGATGGAAGCAGAGTTGAGTGAGCTGATGGAAATGCAGGGTGTCGGAGAGAAAACGGCTGAAAAACTAAAAACTTTAGTTGAAGAGCAATTTGAAGAAGAATAA
- the truB gene encoding tRNA pseudouridine(55) synthase TruB → MTKKVLQTNSGQTAGPEFIQDGLIMPVRKPIGWTSNDIIRLLKKRRRSLKIGHSGTLDPFADGLLLICAGKATKQVPRLLQLEKEYTARFELGIETDTLDITGRIVKTCSLKKLDPEVLRNVIARFQGAIEQVPPRFSALLVNGKRSYELAREGKELELKPRPVTIYRIEVLSVYDQSFDVRIVCSKGTYIRSLARDIAVALDQVGFVRLLTRTRIGSYTLDDAVTLEQALELIRDI, encoded by the coding sequence ATGACAAAAAAGGTCCTTCAGACGAATAGCGGGCAAACGGCAGGTCCGGAATTTATACAGGATGGTCTGATCATGCCGGTGAGAAAACCCATCGGCTGGACATCAAACGATATTATCCGTCTGTTGAAAAAGAGACGGCGGTCTTTGAAAATAGGACACAGTGGCACTCTGGATCCGTTTGCTGACGGACTTTTATTGATTTGCGCCGGGAAAGCCACAAAGCAGGTGCCCCGGCTTTTGCAGCTTGAAAAGGAATATACAGCCCGGTTCGAACTGGGAATAGAGACCGATACGCTTGATATTACCGGTCGTATTGTCAAAACATGTTCTCTGAAAAAGCTTGATCCTGAGGTGTTAAGGAACGTGATCGCCCGATTTCAAGGCGCTATCGAACAAGTTCCGCCTCGCTTTTCCGCGCTTCTGGTGAACGGAAAACGTTCCTATGAATTGGCGCGGGAGGGAAAAGAACTCGAACTCAAACCGCGACCGGTGACGATTTACCGGATAGAGGTTTTGAGCGTTTATGACCAGAGTTTTGATGTGCGGATCGTCTGTTCCAAGGGAACGTACATACGTTCCCTGGCCCGTGATATCGCCGTCGCCCTGGATCAGGTGGGTTTTGTAAGATTATTGACCCGAACCCGGATCGGCTCCTACACACTGGATGATGCGGTAACATTGGAACAAGCACTTGAATTGATTAGAGATATCTGA
- a CDS encoding bifunctional riboflavin kinase/FAD synthetase produces MMTMGIFDGVHAGHQQILKTTCERAEIEGAYSVLLTFEPHPGFVLKNSGTPDIRLLSTIDEKIEILEELGLDCLIIANFTQSFASTSAEDYVKNLIVDSMRAKQVIIGHDHAFGRGRSGNIDLLRQMGQEYGFGVDAVNPVAAGQKTVSSTRVRELITGNEVEKAADLLKRPYAIHGQVVNGSGRGKKIGFPTANIRLFSQYKLVPGNGIYATRTRSDDVMYPSVTYVGTRPTFGLEERVIESHIMDFDGEIYGTELKLYFYKCLRQEEQFADEQALVEAIKQDKKKAEKFLQNGGTD; encoded by the coding sequence GTGATGACAATGGGTATTTTTGATGGCGTACATGCCGGCCATCAGCAAATATTGAAAACAACATGTGAACGTGCTGAAATTGAAGGGGCCTATTCAGTCCTGCTGACGTTTGAACCGCATCCCGGTTTTGTGCTGAAAAACTCCGGAACTCCTGACATACGTCTGCTGTCAACGATCGATGAAAAGATCGAAATTCTTGAAGAACTGGGACTGGATTGTCTGATTATCGCAAATTTCACGCAGTCTTTTGCGTCTACATCCGCAGAAGATTATGTTAAAAATCTCATTGTGGACAGCATGCGGGCAAAGCAGGTCATCATTGGTCATGATCATGCATTCGGACGCGGTCGCTCCGGGAATATCGACTTGCTCAGACAAATGGGACAAGAATACGGCTTTGGTGTCGATGCTGTGAATCCCGTAGCTGCCGGTCAGAAAACGGTGAGCAGCACCCGGGTTCGGGAGTTGATCACCGGCAATGAGGTGGAAAAAGCCGCAGACCTGCTGAAACGTCCCTACGCGATACACGGTCAGGTGGTGAACGGGAGCGGCCGGGGAAAAAAGATCGGCTTTCCGACCGCCAACATTCGGCTGTTTTCCCAATACAAACTGGTTCCCGGTAACGGTATTTACGCCACACGCACCCGGAGTGATGATGTGATGTATCCTTCTGTTACCTATGTCGGAACCCGTCCGACATTCGGACTGGAAGAGCGTGTGATCGAGTCTCATATAATGGATTTTGATGGTGAGATCTATGGAACTGAATTAAAACTTTATTTTTATAAATGTCTCCGACAGGAGGAGCAGTTTGCGGACGAACAGGCTCTTGTGGAGGCCATTAAACAGGATAAGAAAAAAGCAGAAAAATTCTTGCAGAATGGAGGAACAGATTAA
- a CDS encoding DUF503 domain-containing protein yields the protein MFVSLCQVDLMLPNSSSLKEKRMSLSKIKQRLRNKFNVSVAEVDQNELWQRSTIGIALVANKRGFAEQQIQKVVDFIETQDYVTVLDIQNELL from the coding sequence ATGTTTGTCAGTTTATGTCAGGTTGATTTGATGCTGCCGAACAGCAGCTCGCTCAAAGAAAAACGCATGTCCCTGAGCAAGATCAAACAGCGACTGAGAAATAAATTTAACGTGTCCGTTGCTGAAGTTGACCAGAATGAGCTGTGGCAGCGCAGTACAATAGGCATTGCTCTGGTGGCAAACAAACGCGGTTTTGCGGAACAGCAGATACAAAAAGTTGTGGATTTTATTGAAACACAGGACTATGTGACCGTCCTGGACATACAAAACGAGTTGTTATAA
- the infB gene encoding translation initiation factor IF-2, whose protein sequence is MAVKKRVFQVAREFSISNEALIEFLTGHGYDIRNHMSPIADDAYAEVQKKFGEEPVHHEDSSAEFRKRLRDKQSKQKEASQRAKEDLEQRLRVARELAEEKPRKKHAESKQKDAEHALETPKPEDEKKDEKKQAAPAQLETEKPAEEGTPSKPRKRRPKRKLKIVEIPPEGGKKSERGKKEAEPEKKKQEAAPAAEGEKKQAGKGKQKKKPKQAGAEKPTLEDEKSKSKGKKKKRRKKRKKPSFDEQEIQDNIKQTLASIEDESKKSGKRKKRKSETEGVEFDEDRIIKVSEFMPLADLARRMEVTANELIVKCMELGMMVTINQRLDMETIELVADEFGYTVEALSEFGEDILEDIDEEEEEANTVPRAPVVTIMGHVDHGKTSLLDYIRESNIIGGESGGITQHMGAYEVKINDRAITFLDTPGHEAFTAMRARGAQVTDIVILVVAADDSVMPQTIEAISHSKAAGVPIIVAINKVDKPNANPDMIRKQLADHDVLVEEWGGKTQTVEISAKHGQNIEQLLELVLLEAEILELKSNPGRKAKGAVIDARLDRGKGVVSTVLVQNGTLHIGDPFIAGKVSGKVRSMFDERGDRVDDAGPSRPVQVLGLDGIPQAGDTLMVLDSERDTRGISQKRQQLQREHDHWQTRPRTLDEISQEIQKGQVQQLSVVIKADVDGSIEAIADALVKLATDEVAVNVIHKGVGAITESDVLLASASGGVILGFHVRPSVKARELAKREHVDIRSYNVIYDLVEDVKSALEGFLAPTIKENNIGTIEVRQTFKVPKVGVVAGCYVMSGRIHRNHNIKLYRDDRLIHEGTISSLKRFTDDVREVASGYECGLSIDNFNDIKVNDVIESYEIVEEKRTL, encoded by the coding sequence TTGGCTGTTAAAAAAAGAGTATTTCAGGTAGCTAGAGAATTCAGTATATCCAATGAGGCTCTGATCGAGTTTCTGACAGGACATGGTTACGATATTCGCAACCATATGAGTCCTATAGCAGATGATGCGTATGCCGAGGTTCAGAAAAAGTTCGGTGAAGAACCGGTGCATCATGAGGATTCTTCGGCAGAGTTTCGGAAACGTCTCCGCGACAAGCAATCCAAGCAAAAGGAAGCTTCGCAGCGGGCCAAAGAAGATCTGGAACAGCGTTTGCGGGTTGCTCGCGAACTGGCTGAAGAAAAACCCAGGAAAAAGCATGCAGAGTCCAAGCAGAAAGATGCTGAACACGCTCTGGAAACGCCAAAGCCTGAAGATGAGAAAAAAGACGAGAAAAAACAAGCTGCTCCCGCTCAGCTCGAAACCGAAAAACCGGCCGAGGAAGGAACTCCGTCAAAGCCCAGAAAGCGCCGTCCCAAACGCAAGTTAAAGATCGTAGAAATTCCACCCGAGGGCGGGAAAAAGTCCGAGAGAGGGAAAAAGGAAGCAGAACCTGAAAAGAAAAAACAGGAAGCTGCTCCCGCCGCAGAGGGAGAGAAGAAACAAGCGGGAAAAGGCAAGCAGAAAAAAAAGCCCAAGCAAGCTGGCGCTGAAAAACCGACTCTTGAAGATGAAAAGAGCAAGTCCAAAGGTAAAAAGAAAAAACGGCGTAAAAAACGTAAAAAACCTTCGTTTGATGAACAAGAGATTCAGGACAACATCAAACAGACTTTGGCATCCATTGAAGACGAATCCAAAAAAAGTGGAAAGCGCAAAAAACGCAAATCCGAAACTGAAGGCGTTGAATTTGACGAGGACAGAATCATCAAGGTCAGTGAGTTTATGCCGCTGGCGGATCTGGCCAGACGAATGGAAGTCACTGCAAATGAACTGATTGTGAAATGCATGGAACTGGGCATGATGGTGACCATCAACCAGCGCCTGGATATGGAAACCATTGAACTGGTTGCCGACGAGTTTGGATATACAGTGGAAGCGCTGTCTGAGTTTGGTGAGGATATTCTTGAGGATATTGATGAAGAAGAGGAAGAGGCCAACACCGTGCCGCGAGCGCCCGTGGTTACCATCATGGGGCACGTAGACCACGGAAAAACATCTTTGCTCGACTATATCCGTGAAAGTAATATTATCGGCGGCGAATCCGGCGGTATTACCCAGCATATGGGCGCTTATGAAGTCAAAATAAACGATCGCGCCATTACGTTTCTTGATACACCGGGACATGAGGCTTTTACCGCTATGCGTGCCCGCGGCGCTCAGGTCACCGATATTGTGATCCTGGTTGTAGCCGCTGACGACAGTGTGATGCCTCAGACCATCGAAGCCATCAGTCACTCCAAGGCTGCCGGTGTGCCTATTATCGTTGCCATCAACAAAGTGGACAAGCCCAATGCCAACCCGGATATGATTCGCAAGCAATTGGCCGATCACGATGTGCTGGTTGAAGAATGGGGCGGCAAGACGCAGACCGTTGAAATTTCAGCCAAACACGGTCAGAATATTGAACAACTGCTCGAGCTGGTGCTTTTGGAGGCCGAGATTCTGGAACTTAAATCCAATCCTGGTCGCAAGGCAAAGGGAGCGGTCATCGATGCGCGTTTGGACCGCGGCAAGGGTGTGGTGTCCACGGTGCTGGTGCAGAACGGTACCCTGCATATTGGCGATCCGTTTATCGCCGGCAAAGTCAGTGGCAAGGTCCGGTCGATGTTTGATGAACGCGGCGACCGCGTTGATGATGCCGGTCCTTCGCGTCCGGTGCAGGTGCTCGGTCTGGATGGCATACCCCAGGCCGGTGATACCCTCATGGTATTGGACAGCGAACGCGATACGCGCGGCATCAGCCAAAAACGCCAGCAGCTGCAGCGTGAACACGACCACTGGCAGACACGGCCGCGCACACTGGACGAGATTTCCCAGGAAATCCAGAAAGGGCAGGTACAGCAGCTGTCTGTGGTGATCAAGGCGGATGTGGACGGGTCTATCGAAGCCATTGCGGACGCGCTTGTTAAACTTGCAACTGATGAAGTTGCAGTCAATGTGATCCATAAAGGCGTCGGCGCGATCACGGAATCAGATGTTCTGCTGGCGAGCGCCTCCGGCGGTGTCATCCTCGGCTTTCATGTGCGTCCGTCGGTCAAGGCACGTGAACTGGCAAAACGCGAACATGTGGATATTCGCTCCTATAATGTGATTTACGATCTGGTCGAGGATGTGAAATCCGCTCTCGAAGGATTTCTCGCGCCGACCATCAAGGAAAATAATATCGGTACCATCGAGGTCCGGCAGACTTTCAAGGTGCCCAAAGTCGGTGTGGTGGCAGGCTGCTATGTGATGTCCGGACGCATCCACCGTAATCATAATATCAAATTATACCGCGACGACCGTTTGATCCATGAAGGAACAATTTCTTCGCTGAAACGTTTTACGGACGATGTCCGTGAAGTGGCTTCGGGATATGAGTGCGGTTTGAGTATAGATAATTTCAATGATATCAAGGTCAATGATGTCATTGAATCCTATGAAATTGTTGAAGAAAAAAGAACACTTTAA
- a CDS encoding tetratricopeptide repeat protein — MLTPRKHLKKRELKEDKLVTIYSNARRWAEQNFRILAGASVGIVVVIIALVFVSDRREEKQAEASVLFVQAKQQYNQRNYTRALQQFSALVESYGGTMSGKISRLYQGKCFYEKEDYENAYKQFKAFSGSIKGSDHFQMSGLINAAACLEQQEKYEQAARELENAAKKYPKSAHAPFALLKAGQNYDELENYEQAGQLYEKIVQKYPESAEKNDAILLNSMN; from the coding sequence ATGCTGACTCCGAGAAAACACTTAAAAAAAAGAGAGCTAAAAGAAGATAAACTTGTCACAATATATTCAAATGCCCGCCGGTGGGCGGAGCAAAATTTCCGGATTCTTGCCGGAGCAAGTGTGGGGATCGTTGTGGTGATTATTGCCCTGGTGTTCGTTTCTGATCGGCGCGAAGAAAAGCAGGCCGAGGCCAGTGTGTTGTTTGTACAGGCGAAACAACAGTATAATCAGAGAAATTATACCCGGGCGCTGCAACAGTTCAGCGCCCTGGTCGAAAGCTATGGCGGCACCATGAGCGGCAAGATCTCTAGATTGTACCAGGGAAAATGCTTTTATGAAAAAGAAGATTATGAAAATGCGTACAAACAGTTCAAGGCGTTTTCCGGTTCTATAAAAGGCAGTGATCATTTTCAAATGTCAGGTTTGATTAATGCCGCCGCCTGTCTGGAGCAGCAGGAAAAATATGAACAAGCCGCCCGCGAACTTGAAAATGCGGCAAAAAAATATCCAAAATCCGCGCATGCTCCGTTTGCGCTGCTTAAAGCCGGACAGAATTATGATGAGCTTGAAAATTATGAACAGGCCGGGCAATTATACGAAAAGATCGTGCAAAAGTATCCTGAATCTGCAGAGAAAAATGATGCGATATTGTTAAATTCCATGAATTAA
- a CDS encoding type II toxin-antitoxin system VapC family toxin: protein MIIVDTNIITYLFIEGDNTVKAENALKKDSEWAAPILWRSEFGNVLAFYIRHQNLELDKAIKIMNEATHLMTENEYDVISLDVLQLAESSGCSAYDCEFVALAKDLGVSLITSDKKVLKAFPQYTISLDKYIQ, encoded by the coding sequence GTGATAATAGTTGACACAAACATAATCACATACCTGTTCATAGAAGGTGATAACACTGTCAAAGCCGAAAATGCGCTTAAAAAAGACTCGGAATGGGCTGCTCCAATTTTATGGCGGAGTGAGTTTGGAAATGTCCTGGCTTTCTATATTCGGCATCAAAATTTGGAACTTGATAAAGCCATCAAAATCATGAATGAAGCAACTCATTTAATGACTGAGAATGAGTATGATGTAATATCATTAGACGTCTTACAATTAGCGGAATCCTCCGGATGTTCTGCATATGATTGTGAATTTGTTGCATTAGCAAAAGATCTCGGGGTTTCACTAATTACTTCTGATAAGAAAGTATTGAAAGCATTTCCACAATATACAATTTCATTAGATAAGTATATTCAGTAG
- the rbfA gene encoding 30S ribosome-binding factor RbfA — MNYKRSDRVSMLIKQEVSNMLITELKDPGLGFVTVTGVKLSDDLKHCKVYYSALGGQEQKQKVQQALTRAKGRIRKEIGRRIKLRLVPEITFSYDESTEHADHIEKLIKKIHKNDKKGPSDE; from the coding sequence ATGAATTATAAAAGATCAGATCGCGTGTCCATGTTGATCAAGCAGGAAGTCAGCAATATGCTCATCACTGAACTCAAGGATCCTGGACTCGGCTTTGTCACGGTAACCGGCGTCAAGTTGAGTGATGATCTGAAACATTGCAAGGTTTATTACAGCGCTTTGGGCGGACAGGAGCAAAAGCAAAAAGTACAGCAGGCTCTGACCCGTGCCAAGGGCCGCATTCGCAAAGAGATAGGACGCCGAATCAAACTTCGTTTGGTTCCGGAGATTACGTTTTCTTATGACGAGTCAACCGAACACGCCGATCATATTGAAAAGTTGATCAAAAAGATACACAAGAATGACAAAAAAGGTCCTTCAGACGAATAG